In Planococcus citri chromosome 4, ihPlaCitr1.1, whole genome shotgun sequence, the genomic window tcacgccttctggagcaaattcaaaattctggagaaattgaaaaatcgcgcgggaggctccagaatggctggaaatggtaaaatttggatttgggtaattaatattagttttgggacctattttgaccatttttactgatcaagttcatacttttaaaaaaacataaatcgccaaaaacagtcaattttgaattttcaaaaattcgccaaaaatcgaaaaatgaacttgggtagctgaaaatttggttttgggggttttagactatgctccttccaaaaatcacggtcccgttcaaatcggagtgtgacacctcttgaggttcccttgtgagtagaATTATTCTTTCTTCAAAAACACGAGCttcgaacaaaatttcattttgcgtagttcttttttcatttttctgcatTATCAACATAACACTGGTTCTAAAATTGTACGCCTTAAAGCATCGAGCTACAATATTAAAGGAACGGTTTACACAGGGCCATTGTATGATCAGCTCCACAGTTGACTTTTAAAACTTTGCCACCGATAGCAAcctgaaaggaaaaaaaattaacatatgATTAAAAGTATTTGTTGACGTAGAAATCGTAGTATAAATCAAATTCGGGTTTACTTACTCTAAAGGGAAAATACTGATGGTTCTCGTGACCGATACCCAACTGTCCATACTGATTTTTGCCCCACATGTATAATTCGTTCTTATTATTAATCGCAGCTAAGGTATTGATTCCACAATGAATAGATTCAACGAATACGTCAGAATTGAATTGATTTAGACCAAATAATGTCTCCGGGATCTGTTGAGGAATTATAGACTGTTTCAAATCGGGTCCTTTTCCCAAGATTCCAAATCCCCAAACGAATACTTCTCTTTTTtctgtaaaagttgaaaataattacaataGTTGAAAGTTTCGATAAGGGAGGATAATGTGCTCTACATATAAACTACGTACCAGTTAAAACCAAGCTAAAAGTACTACCAGAAGCGATATCtataatttttcctaattttgataattttttaatgtgcaTAGGAGTCGCTATCTGCTGCGATTCGGTATCATTAGGAATTTGAAAGTATTCTGAATTTCCCCAGCCGAATACGTCGCCTTTATctaggaaaaaattacaagcaCGTCAGTCGTCAGTAcctaattgaataaattcaattcgaaTATACAAAcgagaataaataaaataccatTCAATGCTAAAACAGAGTCAGCGCTGGAGGAAAGTTTCACAATATTTTCTCCTTTGATATCTCCTTCTACTAAAGTAGGAGTATTGGTGCACTTCAAGTTGCCCAGACCAGTTTGACCATCTGAGCCACATCCGCAACTATACACTTCTCCATTTTCGGTTAAAAATAgactgaaaatgaaacgaaattcgacgttaaaataaatataaaacattttacaagacaaaaaatgattgaaaacttACGTATGATCTTGTCCGCAAACCACATCGACGATAGACAAATTATCCAATTCTTTGATTTTATGCGTGTCTCTGAACATGGAGTAATCTTCGTCTTCGACAACTGGTCGACCACATTGCCCGAAAGCATTATTTCCTAGTGAAAATACTCCTTCTTTATCTGTCAATGCTATCGAGTGAGCTCGTCCAGCGCCTACTTTGATGATATTGGTCGAACGAGGGTTTTTCAAAGGTACTCTGATTGGTTGTATAGAGAATACCATTTTCAAAGGTTGGTCTTTTCTCACGGCATGGTAACCTGAAAGTTATAATATTAGAACTttaattcgaaataaattttagttCCTTTCCATTCGAATATACCAACCAACTTGACTATCTGTGTTTAATCCGCTACCATATAGTTGTTTCGCTGTATCGCTTTTCACAGCGTATAACGTGAAGCCATATCCGCaagaaaaatcaataatctGAAAACTCATCTTATTAGTATGGTATGGTTAAATCTTATAATATTCGTAAATAGACAAAATTCACTCACACGATgagaaaaagcgaaaatttttcgaattggcctgtgagtaaatttttgtttattcttctgcgaacgaatttttatttctccTAGAGCTCCAAGCTCGGCCAATCCCCAGACATAGAGGCGTTGTTCCTTGGGATCGGATCGGCTGCTCACAATATCTAATCATACAAAATGTTACATCATacagttgaaaagtaaaacTATGGGAATAAATTAATTTGGCCAAGTATGGTTCATATTTACCTCGAGGATTATCTTCCTTGATTTTTATACTGGCATTTCTCTGGACAGATGAACATATTCCTGGACTGTTTATTCTAATGACACCGTTTCTGGTTAATTTATTAAGAATATTCATGCTTTTAGAaccttatttcatgaaaaaagtaaaaatccgCACCGGTGTTTGGTACTTTCCTcacactttttctcaaaaattcaaaaattgataaaaatttttcaaaataaatcgcAGTGCTTCAAAGCCTTTCAAAATAGCTAAAAAGTAAAATGACAACACTGTTTGTCattttaattagttttttttcagtcatcTTTCGTTATTTATTATGTTagagtaatttattttatttaaatacgtcttttaaataattaaaaattaacgttTAATCCGccaaaagtgaaataaaactgaaaaattgcgTAAGCGAAaactcattgaaaaattattcaagaattttttcgcCGACACGCCTGgcaacattgaatttttttgaaatcaacttcACGTTTGTGATATCAATTTCCAAACACTCTGAATGTGTATGTGTGTAAAGTAAGTGCAGCGAGAATTGTGTTTCGAGgtagattttttgtattttactcaatttttattacatatCTATCAG contains:
- the LOC135844126 gene encoding RCC1-like G exchanging factor-like protein, which produces MNILNKLTRNGVIRINSPGICSSVQRNASIKIKEDNPRDIVSSRSDPKEQRLYVWGLAELGALGEIKIRSQKNKQKFTHRPIRKIFAFSHRIIDFSCGYGFTLYAVKSDTAKQLYGSGLNTDSQVGYHAVRKDQPLKMVFSIQPIRVPLKNPRSTNIIKVGAGRAHSIALTDKEGVFSLGNNAFGQCGRPVVEDEDYSMFRDTHKIKELDNLSIVDVVCGQDHTLFLTENGEVYSCGCGSDGQTGLGNLKCTNTPTLVEGDIKGENIVKLSSSADSVLALNDKGDVFGWGNSEYFQIPNDTESQQIATPMHIKKLSKLGKIIDIASGSTFSLVLTEKREVFVWGFGILGKGPDLKQSIIPQQIPETLFGLNQFNSDVFVESIHCGINTLAAINNKNELYMWGKNQYGQLGIGHENHQYFPFRVAIGGKVLKVNCGADHTMALCKPFL